Proteins from one Anastrepha obliqua isolate idAnaObli1 chromosome 2, idAnaObli1_1.0, whole genome shotgun sequence genomic window:
- the LOC129237112 gene encoding ras GTPase-activating protein 1 isoform X3, with protein sequence MRLGNVDVVIQKDKLGSPTASLDDGNLAAFGLSALMATGGIDLGDLAQELDQDEFDGPNMLNGERPAIIAPPESEWYHGRLDRYSAESRLRGSSKLGSYLVRESDRKPGSYVLSYLGRTGINHFRITAVCGDFYIGGRQFVSLSDLVGYYTSCSDLLKRERLLIPVPPPEPVNDKKRVVAHLPYTKMADTDELSFQKGDIFFVHNDMGDGWLWVTAHRTGEQGMIFRELVEDLDPVIDPNTVFPWFHPNCTKNEAVDMLVKAGPGSFLVRPSDNSPGDYSLFFHINNQIQRFRIEKKGVRYLMGGRTFECLDAVINRYRKEQIVEGHSLSHPVVNGSQPEFNQQFVVEKAAEKIYATLRECRDQIGLKKIKGIKHHGHLFKKSDKTAKWKQLYFALISEGSETHLCFYDNPKKTKPKGLIDLSCAYLYQCHESLWERPYCFQIVERALPCLANNTYLCATQETYVEWINALKAQCSSQFSRAQIKVPCLRELRCLNLHVLEAHKLPFKLVPHPYCSISLNQVKVGKTRVKIAPDPVWEEEFVLDDVPPDVVSLTITLVSRGKRGKDSEVAELTIDLASLKNGQETEGWHQLTGMTPMGEWGSLRLRMRYLDDLIMPCEEYSPLQELLLEPELCVVKALAELCHNDRVPLATALLRVFRHEKRETELIRILCQAEIARENETTTLFRGASLATTLMDLHMRTECTGFLNAAVSETVQRILDSKQSAELNPTKMDVNDDACSNAEFLLQILDLVTHSIFTSPEACPRSVRYICNCLQKAVVAKWPTERLVRTRVVSGFIFLRLLCPALLNPRQFGLVSETPPTMATRSLIMVAKCLQNLANLIEFGGKEQYMEVVNPFILKNKERMIVFLDQLSLVTDPNPPPGMFSEQNSNHIVQDTGRELATLHHICVSYLPELQGLSNILSIKKLVTVTDMLTKHKLKYREKIS encoded by the exons ATGCGTTTGGGGAATGTGGATGTTGTCATACAAAAAGATAAACTTGGTTCACCAACTGCCAGTTTGGATGACGGTAATTTAGCTGCATTCGGTTTAAGCGCACTGATGGCTACTGGCGGTATTGATTTGGGTGATTTGGCCCAGGAATTAGATCAGGATGAGTTCGACGGCCCAAATATGTTGAATG GTGAACGTCCTGCTATAATTGCTCCACCGGAGAGTGAATGGTACCACGGACGTTTGGACCGTTATTCAGCGGAATCTCGTCTACGTGGGAGCAGCAAATTGGGCAGCTATTTAG TACGTGAAAGCGATCGGAAGCCTGGCTCATATGTATTAAGCTATTTGGGGCGCACTGGCATTAATCATTTTCG TATTACTGCTGTGTGCGGTGATTTTTACATTGGTGGTCGCCAATTCGTTTCATTGAGTGATCTCGTCGGCTATTACACATCATGTAGTGATTTGTTGAAACGTGAACGCCTGCTCATTCCAGTGCCACCACCCGAGCCGGTGAATGATAAGAAGCGTGTGGTGGCTCACTTGCCATACACCAAAATGGCCGACACCGATGAGTTGAGTTTCCAGAAGGGTGACATATTTTTTGTACATAATGATATGGGCGACGGTTGGTTGTGGGTAACTGCTCATCGTACCGGAGAGCAGGGCATGATTTTTCGTGAACTAGTCGAGGATTTGGATCCGGTAATCGATCCGAATACGGTGTTTCCATGGTTCCATCCGAATTGCACGAAGAATGAGGCTGTCGATATGTTGGTGAAGG CTGGTCCAGGCAGCTTTCTGGTGCGCCCCAGTGATAACTCGCCTGGCGATTATTCGCTTTTCTTCCACATCAACAATCAAATTCAACGCTTTCGCATTGAGAAGAAAGGCGTGCGTTATCTGATGGGTGGACGAACATTCGAGTGTCTGGATGCAGTGATCAATCGCTATCGCAAAGAGCAAATCGTTGAGGGGCATTCGCTCAGTCATCCA GTGGTGAATGGCTCGCAGCCCGAATTCAATCAGCAGTTCGTTGTCGAGAAGGCTGCAGAAAAAATATACGCCACACTGCGTGAATGTCGTGATCAAATCGGCTTGAAGAAGATTAAAGGCATCAAGCATCATGGCCATTTGTTTAAGAAGTCTGATAAGACAGCTAAATGGAAGCAACTCTACTTTGCACTTATCAGCGAGGGCAGCGAAACGCATCTTTGCTTCTATGACAATCCCAAAAAGACTAAACCGAAAGGTCTTATTGATCTATCGTGCGCGTATCTCTATCAGTGCCATGAATCGCTATGGGAGCGGCCATATTGTTTTCAAATAGTCGAACGCGCACTGCCGTGCTTGGCCAACAACACTTATCTCTGCGCGACACAGGAGACCTACGTGGAGTGGATCAATGCGCTCAAAGCGCAATGCAGTTCGCAATTCAGTCGCGCGCAAATCAAGGTGCCGTGTCTGCGTGAGTTGCGCTGCTTGAATTTGCATGTGTTGGAGGCGCATAAGTTGCCATTTAAGCTGGTGCCACATCCGTACTGCAGCATATCGCTAAATCAAGTGAAGGTGGGCAAAACGCGCGTGAAAATTGCACCAGATCCAGTGTGGGAGGAGGAGTTCGTGTTAGA CGACGTGCCGCCCGATGTGGTTTCGCTAACAATTACGCTTGTATCGCGTGGCAAACGCGGCAAGGACTCTGAAGTTGCTGAACTGACCATCGATTTGGCTAGCTTGAAGAACGGCCAAGAGACGGAGGGGTGGCATCAGCTTACCGGCATGACACCAATGGGTGAGTGGGGTTCGTTGCGTTTGCGCATGCGTTATCTAGACGACTTGATTATGCCCTGCGAGGAGTACAGTCCGCTGCAGGAGTTGCTGCTGGAGcccgagctgtgtgtggtgaaAGCTTTGGCTGAACTTTGCCACAACGATCGGGTGCCCCTCGCCACTGCACTGCTACGCGTGTTCCGCCATGAAAAACGTGAGACGGAACTGATACGCATACTCTGCCAGGCGGAAATAGCACGCGAAAATGAGACCACCACACTTTTCCGCGGCGCTTCATTGGCTACCACACTAATGGATTTGCACATGCGCACCGAATGCACAGGTTTCTTGAATGCCGCTGTTTCGGAGACGGTGCAACGCATCCTCGATAGCAAGCAATCGGCCGAATTGAATCCCACCAAGATGGATGTGAACGATGATGCCTGCTCCAATGCAGAATTTCTGCTGCAGATACTCGACTTGGTGACGCATTCGATTTTTACCTCTCCCGAGGCGTGCCCACGCAGTGTGCGCTACATATGCAATTGCTTGCAGAAGGCAGTAGTGGCAAAGTGGCCTACTGAACGTTTGGTGCGCACGCGCGTCGTCTCTGGCTTCATCTTTTTGCGGCTACTATGTCCGGCGCTACTCAATCCGCGTCAATTTGGCTTGGTCAGTGAGACACCGCCAACAATGGCAACACGTTCGCTCATAATGGTGGCCAAATGTCTGCAAAATTTAGCCAATCTTATAGAGTTTGGTGGCAAG GAACAATACATGGAGGTGGTCAATCCGttcatattgaaaaataaagaacGCATGATTGTCTTTCTCGATCAATTATCATTGGTAACAGATCCAAATCCGCCACCTGGCATGTTTAGCGAACAAAATTCCAATCACATTGTGCAGGATACTG GTCGCGAACTGGCCACTCTCCATCACATTTGTGTATCTTACTTGCCCGAATTGCAAGGCCTCTCGAATATACTATCCATTAAAAAACTGGTAACGGTCACTGACATGCTGACAAAACATAAGCTAAAATATCGCGAAAAGATTAGCTAA
- the LOC129237112 gene encoding ras GTPase-activating protein 1 isoform X1, translating into MLGRKGKDKDLMRLGNVDVVIQKDKLGSPTASLDDGNLAAFGLSALMATGGIDLGDLAQELDQDEFDGPNMLNGERPAIIAPPESEWYHGRLDRYSAESRLRGSSKLGSYLVRESDRKPGSYVLSYLGRTGINHFRITAVCGDFYIGGRQFVSLSDLVGYYTSCSDLLKRERLLIPVPPPEPVNDKKRVVAHLPYTKMADTDELSFQKGDIFFVHNDMGDGWLWVTAHRTGEQGMIFRELVEDLDPVIDPNTVFPWFHPNCTKNEAVDMLVKAGPGSFLVRPSDNSPGDYSLFFHINNQIQRFRIEKKGVRYLMGGRTFECLDAVINRYRKEQIVEGHSLSHPVVNGSQPEFNQQFVVEKAAEKIYATLRECRDQIGLKKIKGIKHHGHLFKKSDKTAKWKQLYFALISEGSETHLCFYDNPKKTKPKGLIDLSCAYLYQCHESLWERPYCFQIVERALPCLANNTYLCATQETYVEWINALKAQCSSQFSRAQIKVPCLRELRCLNLHVLEAHKLPFKLVPHPYCSISLNQVKVGKTRVKIAPDPVWEEEFVLDDVPPDVVSLTITLVSRGKRGKDSEVAELTIDLASLKNGQETEGWHQLTGMTPMGEWGSLRLRMRYLDDLIMPCEEYSPLQELLLEPELCVVKALAELCHNDRVPLATALLRVFRHEKRETELIRILCQAEIARENETTTLFRGASLATTLMDLHMRTECTGFLNAAVSETVQRILDSKQSAELNPTKMDVNDDACSNAEFLLQILDLVTHSIFTSPEACPRSVRYICNCLQKAVVAKWPTERLVRTRVVSGFIFLRLLCPALLNPRQFGLVSETPPTMATRSLIMVAKCLQNLANLIEFGGKEQYMEVVNPFILKNKERMIVFLDQLSLVTDPNPPPGMFSEQNSNHIVQDTGRELATLHHICVSYLPELQGLSNILSIKKLVTVTDMLTKHKLKYREKIS; encoded by the exons ATGCTCGGTCGCAAAGGCAAAGACAAAG ATTTAATGCGTTTGGGGAATGTGGATGTTGTCATACAAAAAGATAAACTTGGTTCACCAACTGCCAGTTTGGATGACGGTAATTTAGCTGCATTCGGTTTAAGCGCACTGATGGCTACTGGCGGTATTGATTTGGGTGATTTGGCCCAGGAATTAGATCAGGATGAGTTCGACGGCCCAAATATGTTGAATG GTGAACGTCCTGCTATAATTGCTCCACCGGAGAGTGAATGGTACCACGGACGTTTGGACCGTTATTCAGCGGAATCTCGTCTACGTGGGAGCAGCAAATTGGGCAGCTATTTAG TACGTGAAAGCGATCGGAAGCCTGGCTCATATGTATTAAGCTATTTGGGGCGCACTGGCATTAATCATTTTCG TATTACTGCTGTGTGCGGTGATTTTTACATTGGTGGTCGCCAATTCGTTTCATTGAGTGATCTCGTCGGCTATTACACATCATGTAGTGATTTGTTGAAACGTGAACGCCTGCTCATTCCAGTGCCACCACCCGAGCCGGTGAATGATAAGAAGCGTGTGGTGGCTCACTTGCCATACACCAAAATGGCCGACACCGATGAGTTGAGTTTCCAGAAGGGTGACATATTTTTTGTACATAATGATATGGGCGACGGTTGGTTGTGGGTAACTGCTCATCGTACCGGAGAGCAGGGCATGATTTTTCGTGAACTAGTCGAGGATTTGGATCCGGTAATCGATCCGAATACGGTGTTTCCATGGTTCCATCCGAATTGCACGAAGAATGAGGCTGTCGATATGTTGGTGAAGG CTGGTCCAGGCAGCTTTCTGGTGCGCCCCAGTGATAACTCGCCTGGCGATTATTCGCTTTTCTTCCACATCAACAATCAAATTCAACGCTTTCGCATTGAGAAGAAAGGCGTGCGTTATCTGATGGGTGGACGAACATTCGAGTGTCTGGATGCAGTGATCAATCGCTATCGCAAAGAGCAAATCGTTGAGGGGCATTCGCTCAGTCATCCA GTGGTGAATGGCTCGCAGCCCGAATTCAATCAGCAGTTCGTTGTCGAGAAGGCTGCAGAAAAAATATACGCCACACTGCGTGAATGTCGTGATCAAATCGGCTTGAAGAAGATTAAAGGCATCAAGCATCATGGCCATTTGTTTAAGAAGTCTGATAAGACAGCTAAATGGAAGCAACTCTACTTTGCACTTATCAGCGAGGGCAGCGAAACGCATCTTTGCTTCTATGACAATCCCAAAAAGACTAAACCGAAAGGTCTTATTGATCTATCGTGCGCGTATCTCTATCAGTGCCATGAATCGCTATGGGAGCGGCCATATTGTTTTCAAATAGTCGAACGCGCACTGCCGTGCTTGGCCAACAACACTTATCTCTGCGCGACACAGGAGACCTACGTGGAGTGGATCAATGCGCTCAAAGCGCAATGCAGTTCGCAATTCAGTCGCGCGCAAATCAAGGTGCCGTGTCTGCGTGAGTTGCGCTGCTTGAATTTGCATGTGTTGGAGGCGCATAAGTTGCCATTTAAGCTGGTGCCACATCCGTACTGCAGCATATCGCTAAATCAAGTGAAGGTGGGCAAAACGCGCGTGAAAATTGCACCAGATCCAGTGTGGGAGGAGGAGTTCGTGTTAGA CGACGTGCCGCCCGATGTGGTTTCGCTAACAATTACGCTTGTATCGCGTGGCAAACGCGGCAAGGACTCTGAAGTTGCTGAACTGACCATCGATTTGGCTAGCTTGAAGAACGGCCAAGAGACGGAGGGGTGGCATCAGCTTACCGGCATGACACCAATGGGTGAGTGGGGTTCGTTGCGTTTGCGCATGCGTTATCTAGACGACTTGATTATGCCCTGCGAGGAGTACAGTCCGCTGCAGGAGTTGCTGCTGGAGcccgagctgtgtgtggtgaaAGCTTTGGCTGAACTTTGCCACAACGATCGGGTGCCCCTCGCCACTGCACTGCTACGCGTGTTCCGCCATGAAAAACGTGAGACGGAACTGATACGCATACTCTGCCAGGCGGAAATAGCACGCGAAAATGAGACCACCACACTTTTCCGCGGCGCTTCATTGGCTACCACACTAATGGATTTGCACATGCGCACCGAATGCACAGGTTTCTTGAATGCCGCTGTTTCGGAGACGGTGCAACGCATCCTCGATAGCAAGCAATCGGCCGAATTGAATCCCACCAAGATGGATGTGAACGATGATGCCTGCTCCAATGCAGAATTTCTGCTGCAGATACTCGACTTGGTGACGCATTCGATTTTTACCTCTCCCGAGGCGTGCCCACGCAGTGTGCGCTACATATGCAATTGCTTGCAGAAGGCAGTAGTGGCAAAGTGGCCTACTGAACGTTTGGTGCGCACGCGCGTCGTCTCTGGCTTCATCTTTTTGCGGCTACTATGTCCGGCGCTACTCAATCCGCGTCAATTTGGCTTGGTCAGTGAGACACCGCCAACAATGGCAACACGTTCGCTCATAATGGTGGCCAAATGTCTGCAAAATTTAGCCAATCTTATAGAGTTTGGTGGCAAG GAACAATACATGGAGGTGGTCAATCCGttcatattgaaaaataaagaacGCATGATTGTCTTTCTCGATCAATTATCATTGGTAACAGATCCAAATCCGCCACCTGGCATGTTTAGCGAACAAAATTCCAATCACATTGTGCAGGATACTG GTCGCGAACTGGCCACTCTCCATCACATTTGTGTATCTTACTTGCCCGAATTGCAAGGCCTCTCGAATATACTATCCATTAAAAAACTGGTAACGGTCACTGACATGCTGACAAAACATAAGCTAAAATATCGCGAAAAGATTAGCTAA
- the LOC129239052 gene encoding probable serine/threonine-protein kinase DDB_G0282963, which translates to MKMEKTPRYTQRERNMVLGFAAQYKDVIENKRTDAESNRKKDEVWRQIAKEFNARVYHQRSSKQLRQLYKNMKLLLKKDLCGEGKGNRTFMDLLNTLSQQESVAQYISEQMSPNGGSGIGNGGYGSNRQHKYDDDYDDSKNPFPQLASLAYDGMDPDVIVIKSEDISDNDQSQPPEDMDDDDGDCLSSKDIPEVCLEEEDDEIFATDLRQSTPLQSAHASQRGSFASNAAHQQQNGSQQQHSQQPEVTIQNVGGIRVGSIGSLANLKALQNGGNNSALSIPNNNHNNGSSNNASNSNAHSNHNGRHTPSTRQQVSAEQQAAQQLLLNGLGLSAVHPPEPPLPQLQRATHTGNNNSNNSLINSTNQLLLSLNANAGYAGIHKSSHSHSHNHHNHNHNQHNSHGNGAGAGGLHNHSHSSSGSSSGLGGMHGANSRNNDYLMSLAIKEREKKIDLLNAQIDYWKTLTKKLDANVTHNPTPACLCHFPGKVNGLQTPTSSS; encoded by the exons GAGCGCAATATGGTGCTGGGCTTCGCCGCTCAATATAAGGACGTCATCGAGAATAAACGTACCGATGCCGAATCGAATCGGAAGAAGGACGAAGTTTGGCGTCAAATAGCAAAGGAGTTCAATGCGCGTGTCTATCATCAACGCTCGTCCAAGCAACTACGTCaactatataaaaatatgaaactgCTGCTAAAGAAGGATCTCTGCGGCGAAGGCAAGGGCAATCGCACATTTATGGATCTATTGAATACACTGTCGCAGCAAGAATCGGTCGCACAATACATATCGGAACAGATGTCGCCGAACGGAGGTAGTGGTATTGGCAACGGCGGCTATGGCAGCAATCGACAGCACAAATACGACGATGACTACGATGACTCAAAG AACCCCTTTCCGCAACTCGCTTCCCTCGCCTACGATGGCATGGATCCTGACGTGATTGTCATCAAATCCGAGGACATTAGCGATAATGACCAATCACAGCCGCCGGAGGATATGGACGACGACGATGGTGACTGTCTGAGTTCGAAGGATATACCGGAAGTTTGCTTGGAGGAGGAGGATGATGAGATATTCGCCACCGATTTGCGTCAATCGACCCCTCTTCAGTCAGCTCACGCGTCGCAGCGCGGCTCTTTTGCTTCGAACGCTGCGCATCAGCAACAAAATGgttcacaacaacaacactccCAACAACCCGAAGTAACAATACAAAATGTCGGCGGCATACGCGTCGGCAGCATCGGCAGCTTAGCTAATCTCAAAGCGCTGCAGAATGGCGGTAACAACTCTGCGCTTAGCATACCGAACAACAACCATAATAATGGCAGCAGCAATAATGCCTCCAATAGCAATGCACACAGCAACCACAATGGCCGACATACGCCCAGCACGCGCCAGCAGGTGAGCGCAGAGCAACAAGCTGCTCAACAATTGTTACTTAATGGCCTTGGCTTAAGCGCAGTGCATCCGCCGGAGCCGCCACTGCCACAGCTGCAACGCGCCACACACACcggcaacaacaatagcaacaatagTCTTATCAATAGCACGAATCAGCTGTTGCTGAGTCTGAACGCAAACGCTGGCTATGCTGGCATACACAAGAGCAGTCACAGTCACAGTCATAACCACCACAATCACAATCACAACCAACACAATAGCCATGGTAATGGCGCTGGCGCTGGCGGTCTGCACAATCACAGCCATAGCAGTAGTGGCAGCAGCAGCGGCCTTGGCGGCATGCATGGTGCCAATAGCCGCAACAACGACTATCTGATGTCGCTGGCGATAAAGGAGCGCGAAAAGAAGATTGACTTGTTGAATGCGCAAATTGATTATTGGAAGACGTTAACGAAGAAGTTAGATGCAAATGTGACGCACAATCCAACACCAGCGTGCCTCTGCCACTTTCCCGGCAAAGTGAATGGACTTCAAACTCCGACGAGTAGCAGCTAG
- the LOC129237112 gene encoding ras GTPase-activating protein 1 isoform X2, translating into MADLMRLGNVDVVIQKDKLGSPTASLDDGNLAAFGLSALMATGGIDLGDLAQELDQDEFDGPNMLNGERPAIIAPPESEWYHGRLDRYSAESRLRGSSKLGSYLVRESDRKPGSYVLSYLGRTGINHFRITAVCGDFYIGGRQFVSLSDLVGYYTSCSDLLKRERLLIPVPPPEPVNDKKRVVAHLPYTKMADTDELSFQKGDIFFVHNDMGDGWLWVTAHRTGEQGMIFRELVEDLDPVIDPNTVFPWFHPNCTKNEAVDMLVKAGPGSFLVRPSDNSPGDYSLFFHINNQIQRFRIEKKGVRYLMGGRTFECLDAVINRYRKEQIVEGHSLSHPVVNGSQPEFNQQFVVEKAAEKIYATLRECRDQIGLKKIKGIKHHGHLFKKSDKTAKWKQLYFALISEGSETHLCFYDNPKKTKPKGLIDLSCAYLYQCHESLWERPYCFQIVERALPCLANNTYLCATQETYVEWINALKAQCSSQFSRAQIKVPCLRELRCLNLHVLEAHKLPFKLVPHPYCSISLNQVKVGKTRVKIAPDPVWEEEFVLDDVPPDVVSLTITLVSRGKRGKDSEVAELTIDLASLKNGQETEGWHQLTGMTPMGEWGSLRLRMRYLDDLIMPCEEYSPLQELLLEPELCVVKALAELCHNDRVPLATALLRVFRHEKRETELIRILCQAEIARENETTTLFRGASLATTLMDLHMRTECTGFLNAAVSETVQRILDSKQSAELNPTKMDVNDDACSNAEFLLQILDLVTHSIFTSPEACPRSVRYICNCLQKAVVAKWPTERLVRTRVVSGFIFLRLLCPALLNPRQFGLVSETPPTMATRSLIMVAKCLQNLANLIEFGGKEQYMEVVNPFILKNKERMIVFLDQLSLVTDPNPPPGMFSEQNSNHIVQDTGRELATLHHICVSYLPELQGLSNILSIKKLVTVTDMLTKHKLKYREKIS; encoded by the exons ATGGCAGATTTAATGCGTTTGGGGAATGTGGATGTTGTCATACAAAAAGATAAACTTGGTTCACCAACTGCCAGTTTGGATGACGGTAATTTAGCTGCATTCGGTTTAAGCGCACTGATGGCTACTGGCGGTATTGATTTGGGTGATTTGGCCCAGGAATTAGATCAGGATGAGTTCGACGGCCCAAATATGTTGAATG GTGAACGTCCTGCTATAATTGCTCCACCGGAGAGTGAATGGTACCACGGACGTTTGGACCGTTATTCAGCGGAATCTCGTCTACGTGGGAGCAGCAAATTGGGCAGCTATTTAG TACGTGAAAGCGATCGGAAGCCTGGCTCATATGTATTAAGCTATTTGGGGCGCACTGGCATTAATCATTTTCG TATTACTGCTGTGTGCGGTGATTTTTACATTGGTGGTCGCCAATTCGTTTCATTGAGTGATCTCGTCGGCTATTACACATCATGTAGTGATTTGTTGAAACGTGAACGCCTGCTCATTCCAGTGCCACCACCCGAGCCGGTGAATGATAAGAAGCGTGTGGTGGCTCACTTGCCATACACCAAAATGGCCGACACCGATGAGTTGAGTTTCCAGAAGGGTGACATATTTTTTGTACATAATGATATGGGCGACGGTTGGTTGTGGGTAACTGCTCATCGTACCGGAGAGCAGGGCATGATTTTTCGTGAACTAGTCGAGGATTTGGATCCGGTAATCGATCCGAATACGGTGTTTCCATGGTTCCATCCGAATTGCACGAAGAATGAGGCTGTCGATATGTTGGTGAAGG CTGGTCCAGGCAGCTTTCTGGTGCGCCCCAGTGATAACTCGCCTGGCGATTATTCGCTTTTCTTCCACATCAACAATCAAATTCAACGCTTTCGCATTGAGAAGAAAGGCGTGCGTTATCTGATGGGTGGACGAACATTCGAGTGTCTGGATGCAGTGATCAATCGCTATCGCAAAGAGCAAATCGTTGAGGGGCATTCGCTCAGTCATCCA GTGGTGAATGGCTCGCAGCCCGAATTCAATCAGCAGTTCGTTGTCGAGAAGGCTGCAGAAAAAATATACGCCACACTGCGTGAATGTCGTGATCAAATCGGCTTGAAGAAGATTAAAGGCATCAAGCATCATGGCCATTTGTTTAAGAAGTCTGATAAGACAGCTAAATGGAAGCAACTCTACTTTGCACTTATCAGCGAGGGCAGCGAAACGCATCTTTGCTTCTATGACAATCCCAAAAAGACTAAACCGAAAGGTCTTATTGATCTATCGTGCGCGTATCTCTATCAGTGCCATGAATCGCTATGGGAGCGGCCATATTGTTTTCAAATAGTCGAACGCGCACTGCCGTGCTTGGCCAACAACACTTATCTCTGCGCGACACAGGAGACCTACGTGGAGTGGATCAATGCGCTCAAAGCGCAATGCAGTTCGCAATTCAGTCGCGCGCAAATCAAGGTGCCGTGTCTGCGTGAGTTGCGCTGCTTGAATTTGCATGTGTTGGAGGCGCATAAGTTGCCATTTAAGCTGGTGCCACATCCGTACTGCAGCATATCGCTAAATCAAGTGAAGGTGGGCAAAACGCGCGTGAAAATTGCACCAGATCCAGTGTGGGAGGAGGAGTTCGTGTTAGA CGACGTGCCGCCCGATGTGGTTTCGCTAACAATTACGCTTGTATCGCGTGGCAAACGCGGCAAGGACTCTGAAGTTGCTGAACTGACCATCGATTTGGCTAGCTTGAAGAACGGCCAAGAGACGGAGGGGTGGCATCAGCTTACCGGCATGACACCAATGGGTGAGTGGGGTTCGTTGCGTTTGCGCATGCGTTATCTAGACGACTTGATTATGCCCTGCGAGGAGTACAGTCCGCTGCAGGAGTTGCTGCTGGAGcccgagctgtgtgtggtgaaAGCTTTGGCTGAACTTTGCCACAACGATCGGGTGCCCCTCGCCACTGCACTGCTACGCGTGTTCCGCCATGAAAAACGTGAGACGGAACTGATACGCATACTCTGCCAGGCGGAAATAGCACGCGAAAATGAGACCACCACACTTTTCCGCGGCGCTTCATTGGCTACCACACTAATGGATTTGCACATGCGCACCGAATGCACAGGTTTCTTGAATGCCGCTGTTTCGGAGACGGTGCAACGCATCCTCGATAGCAAGCAATCGGCCGAATTGAATCCCACCAAGATGGATGTGAACGATGATGCCTGCTCCAATGCAGAATTTCTGCTGCAGATACTCGACTTGGTGACGCATTCGATTTTTACCTCTCCCGAGGCGTGCCCACGCAGTGTGCGCTACATATGCAATTGCTTGCAGAAGGCAGTAGTGGCAAAGTGGCCTACTGAACGTTTGGTGCGCACGCGCGTCGTCTCTGGCTTCATCTTTTTGCGGCTACTATGTCCGGCGCTACTCAATCCGCGTCAATTTGGCTTGGTCAGTGAGACACCGCCAACAATGGCAACACGTTCGCTCATAATGGTGGCCAAATGTCTGCAAAATTTAGCCAATCTTATAGAGTTTGGTGGCAAG GAACAATACATGGAGGTGGTCAATCCGttcatattgaaaaataaagaacGCATGATTGTCTTTCTCGATCAATTATCATTGGTAACAGATCCAAATCCGCCACCTGGCATGTTTAGCGAACAAAATTCCAATCACATTGTGCAGGATACTG GTCGCGAACTGGCCACTCTCCATCACATTTGTGTATCTTACTTGCCCGAATTGCAAGGCCTCTCGAATATACTATCCATTAAAAAACTGGTAACGGTCACTGACATGCTGACAAAACATAAGCTAAAATATCGCGAAAAGATTAGCTAA